GGCGTAAAGATAGAAAAAGAAGACGACATTAAAAAGTTCTTATGAAAAAGGATTTTTTACAGCCGTATCAAAAGCATATATTTTCTCTATAACTAAATAGTTAAAAAAATGTCTGCAAAGGCATCGAAGTTTGCCAGACATGCGGCTGAAATGACTGATGAAAAAATGGAGCATGTTGCGGCACGGCTTAAACTTTTGGGTGAGCCGACACGGCTTAAGATCTTGAAAGCAATCTGTGAAAGAGAAAAAAGCGTTCAAGAGATAGTGCAAGAGGTAGGGGCAGGTCAAGCCAATGTCTCTAAGCATCTTTCATTGATGCTCGAGAATGGCATTGTGGCACGGCGCAAAGAAGGGTTAAACTGTTACTACAAGTTGGATGACGAGAGTGTCTTTGAAATTTGTCAGATTGCTTTGAGAGGTATTGAGAAAACTCTGACCGATAGACTCCAGCGGATTCAGTTCAAGGCATGAAAGAAAGTGCAGGTGGTAAGGCATCAGGCGCTACGCGAAGTGTCAGG
The window above is part of the [Chlorobium] sp. 445 genome. Proteins encoded here:
- a CDS encoding transcriptional regulator, with product MSAKASKFARHAAEMTDEKMEHVAARLKLLGEPTRLKILKAICEREKSVQEIVQEVGAGQANVSKHLSLMLENGIVARRKEGLNCYYKLDDESVFEICQIALRGIEKTLTDRLQRIQFKA